The following coding sequences are from one Culicoidibacter larvae window:
- a CDS encoding immunity protein YezG family protein gives MEEELLEVYRELATTLDALLPVAWNRIYLYAEVEGERGSIDLSVLNKNSELIALVDYPEWLEQEHDQHEWSDLPLYVQELQTIFERYQELEFTSFFFCLGSRGELGIEFGYQSFSDDYQLFRERMGSFIDKYAEEV, from the coding sequence ATGGAAGAAGAACTACTAGAGGTATACCGCGAACTGGCAACAACGCTTGATGCATTGTTACCAGTAGCGTGGAATCGGATATATTTATATGCGGAGGTGGAAGGTGAGCGTGGCAGTATTGATTTATCTGTGTTAAATAAGAACTCAGAATTAATTGCTTTAGTTGATTATCCTGAGTGGCTTGAGCAAGAACATGATCAGCATGAGTGGTCAGATTTACCTTTATATGTACAGGAACTGCAAACGATTTTTGAGCGCTATCAAGAGCTTGAGTTTACTTCCTTTTTCTTTTGTTTAGGTAGCCGGGGCGAGCTCGGGATTGAATTTGGTTATCAGTCATTTAGTGATGATTATCAATTGTTTCGTGAACGGATGGGTAGTTTTATTGATAAATATGCTGAAGAGGTGTAA
- the rplS gene encoding 50S ribosomal protein L19: MQELLRKVTESQIKTDLPSFKAGDTIRVHVRIKEGSRERIQVFEGVVIKRQGSGISSNVVVRKISSGVGVERTFPVHSPKIAEIEVLRRGRVRRARLYYLRNLRGKAARIREIR; encoded by the coding sequence ATGCAAGAGTTATTAAGAAAAGTGACTGAATCACAAATTAAGACTGACTTACCAAGCTTTAAAGCTGGGGACACTATCCGTGTTCACGTGCGAATTAAAGAGGGTAGTCGTGAGCGTATCCAAGTATTCGAAGGTGTTGTTATTAAGCGCCAAGGATCAGGAATCAGTTCAAACGTTGTTGTACGTAAAATTTCTTCAGGTGTTGGAGTTGAACGTACTTTCCCGGTACATTCACCAAAAATCGCTGAGATTGAAGTGTTACGTCGTGGACGCGTTCGTCGTGCTAGACTTTACTACTTACGTAATTTACGTGGTAAAGCTGCTCGTATTCGTGAAATTCGATAA
- the lepB gene encoding signal peptidase I, with product MEKKPSLAKRIAVSAAKLFGWLCIIFSITLLLNAFVFSVAMVEGISMEPTLVDGERLILDRISYRFTNPSRFDIVVIDPDSDRIPEGELIIKRVIGLPGEKVAFRGNQLYVDNELVAEDFIVDPVNQYTNDFTVAQIPGNGGNSIIPEGYYLVLGDNRTHSVDSRQIGLVPKEQILGKAAFSIWPIDKIQFLTVKPEDINEL from the coding sequence ATGGAGAAGAAACCCTCGCTGGCAAAACGGATTGCCGTTTCAGCTGCTAAATTATTTGGCTGGCTATGTATAATTTTTTCGATAACGTTATTATTAAATGCGTTTGTTTTTTCTGTTGCAATGGTTGAGGGCATTTCAATGGAGCCGACACTTGTTGATGGTGAACGACTGATTTTAGATCGGATTTCATACCGCTTTACTAATCCATCTCGTTTTGATATTGTTGTTATTGATCCGGATAGTGACCGGATTCCCGAAGGTGAATTAATTATTAAGCGGGTAATCGGATTGCCGGGTGAGAAAGTGGCTTTCCGGGGAAATCAGCTTTATGTTGATAATGAACTCGTTGCGGAAGATTTTATTGTTGATCCGGTTAACCAATATACCAATGATTTCACTGTGGCACAAATTCCCGGTAATGGAGGTAACTCAATTATTCCGGAAGGATATTATTTAGTTTTGGGGGATAATCGGACTCATTCTGTTGATAGCCGGCAGATTGGTTTAGTTCCTAAAGAACAAATTCTGGGTAAGGCAGCATTTTCTATCTGGCCTATTGATAAAATTCAGTTTCTGACAGTAAAACCGGAAGATATAAATGAGCTTTAA
- the ylqF gene encoding ribosome biogenesis GTPase YlqF: protein MKQIQWFPGHMSKASREIKEKIQLVDIVCELVDARSPLASRNPVIDDIVGVRPRIVILTKTDLADERKTRLWHQYFADHAIPTFDFDVNKRFNLKAFVDSLQQILSEKFAKEKAQGRKPRAIRMMIVGIPNVGKSTFINKIAGRKAATVGNKPGVTKAQQWIRLHQQLELLDTPGILWPKFEDQSVGLKLALLGTIKDDILPLETIAEYGLTFMRDNYPNQLVERYGEAGISADFIEQLDSIAKMRNSIGRGGETDYHKIYQFFLHDIRNGALGCLTLEVPEEVTADEA, encoded by the coding sequence ATGAAGCAAATTCAATGGTTCCCAGGACATATGTCCAAAGCCAGCCGTGAAATAAAAGAAAAAATACAACTTGTAGACATTGTATGTGAACTTGTTGACGCCCGCAGTCCGCTGGCATCAAGAAATCCGGTTATTGATGATATCGTCGGGGTTCGCCCAAGAATTGTTATTTTAACGAAAACAGATTTAGCTGATGAGCGCAAAACACGATTGTGGCATCAATATTTTGCTGACCATGCAATTCCGACCTTTGACTTTGATGTTAATAAGAGATTTAATCTAAAAGCTTTTGTTGATAGCTTGCAACAAATTTTAAGTGAAAAGTTTGCTAAAGAGAAAGCACAAGGAAGAAAACCACGTGCGATTCGGATGATGATAGTTGGTATTCCTAATGTAGGTAAATCAACCTTTATTAATAAAATTGCCGGCAGAAAAGCGGCAACTGTTGGGAATAAACCAGGCGTTACCAAAGCTCAACAATGGATTCGCTTGCATCAGCAGCTTGAATTGCTGGATACACCTGGTATTTTGTGGCCTAAGTTTGAAGACCAATCGGTAGGATTAAAGTTAGCATTATTGGGAACAATAAAAGACGACATCTTACCGTTAGAAACAATTGCCGAATACGGATTAACGTTTATGCGTGATAATTATCCGAATCAATTGGTGGAACGTTATGGTGAAGCCGGAATATCAGCTGATTTCATTGAACAATTGGATAGTATTGCCAAGATGCGCAATAGTATTGGTCGCGGTGGTGAAACTGATTATCATAAGATTTATCAATTTTTCTTACATGATATTCGTAATGGTGCTCTGGGGTGCTTAACTTTGGAAGTGCCGGAAGAGGTAACTGCGGATGAAGCCTAA
- a CDS encoding ribonuclease HII, with product MKPKNDMLEFERGAYTGGHLFVAGTDEAGRGPLAGPVVAAAVILPVNFELEGLNDSKQLSAKKLVHFYGEIQKQAIAIGVSIVDVETIDKINIYQAAKQAMVEAVSQLSTQPTYILSDAMPFSYDDAIVEPIIKGDQRSISVAAASVVAKVTRDQLMCMYDLEYPEYGFAAHKGYGTKAHLLALETYGVTPIHRKTFAPVKKLIDGQLHFDV from the coding sequence ATGAAGCCTAAAAATGATATGCTGGAGTTTGAACGTGGTGCATATACCGGCGGACATTTATTTGTTGCCGGCACTGATGAAGCAGGACGGGGACCGTTGGCAGGTCCAGTAGTTGCGGCGGCGGTCATCTTGCCAGTCAATTTTGAGCTGGAAGGATTAAATGATTCAAAACAATTATCAGCAAAAAAGCTGGTTCATTTTTATGGCGAGATTCAAAAGCAGGCGATTGCTATTGGTGTAAGTATAGTTGATGTTGAGACGATTGATAAGATTAATATTTATCAAGCAGCAAAACAGGCGATGGTTGAAGCGGTTAGCCAGCTTTCAACACAGCCGACATATATTTTGAGTGATGCGATGCCGTTTTCATATGATGATGCTATTGTTGAACCGATTATTAAGGGTGATCAGCGGAGTATTAGTGTAGCGGCTGCCAGTGTGGTTGCTAAAGTAACTCGCGATCAATTAATGTGTATGTATGATTTAGAATATCCTGAGTATGGTTTTGCAGCACATAAAGGCTATGGGACAAAAGCTCATTTACTGGCACTTGAAACTTATGGAGTGACACCGATACATCGTAAAACATTTGCGCCGGTGAAGAAGCTTATTGATGGTCAATTACATTTTGATGTATAG
- a CDS encoding YggS family pyridoxal phosphate-dependent enzyme, whose amino-acid sequence MTMKVSELISMAAPTKVVAATKYFDVAFMRSLYQQGITIFGENKVQDLLYKYEHFHDCESLQWHFIGTLQTNKVKYIIDKVDYIHSLDRVSLARTIQQQAFKIKKIQKVFIEVNIASEGCKQGVLRSELEPLITYLLEECPNVKIMGLMMMAPHIDAELTRPFFAETVALLAEMNQQFPTLDAHEFSMGMSNDFRIALEFPTTFIRVGSVLKEAMYD is encoded by the coding sequence ATGACGATGAAAGTCAGCGAATTAATTAGTATGGCAGCACCGACGAAAGTCGTTGCTGCCACAAAATATTTTGATGTTGCTTTTATGCGCTCGCTGTATCAGCAGGGGATTACAATTTTTGGTGAGAATAAGGTGCAAGATTTGCTGTATAAATATGAACACTTTCATGATTGTGAATCATTACAGTGGCATTTTATTGGTACTTTACAAACTAATAAGGTGAAGTATATTATTGATAAGGTTGATTATATTCATTCACTGGATCGGGTGAGTTTAGCTCGCACAATCCAGCAACAGGCTTTTAAAATAAAGAAGATTCAGAAGGTGTTTATTGAAGTAAATATTGCTAGTGAAGGCTGTAAACAAGGGGTGTTGCGCTCGGAGCTGGAGCCGTTAATTACTTATTTGCTTGAAGAGTGTCCGAATGTTAAGATTATGGGATTAATGATGATGGCACCGCATATCGATGCTGAGTTGACGCGGCCGTTTTTTGCAGAGACGGTTGCATTGCTTGCCGAGATGAATCAACAATTTCCTACTTTAGATGCCCATGAATTTTCTATGGGGATGAGTAATGATTTTAGGATCGCTTTGGAGTTTCCTACTACTTTCATTCGTGTTGGTAGTGTTTTAAAAGAGGCAATGTATGATTAA
- a CDS encoding CinA family protein, with protein MIKLLIDTLKKRSWRLAIVETSSGGLLSAEFIKQDGVSAIFAESMVAYDMDAKLKRLHVDEELIAAYGSVSVQTAESMARGMCKNTGADVVISITGISGPKGGTEVKPVGLTYICVLVDGVCSTKQYFLSGSRHSIMKQTVELAIQQTYDCIFSKEE; from the coding sequence ATGATTAAGCTATTGATAGATACGCTAAAAAAACGCTCTTGGCGTTTGGCAATTGTTGAGACTTCGAGTGGTGGTTTGCTAAGTGCGGAGTTTATTAAACAAGATGGTGTTTCAGCGATTTTTGCTGAGTCGATGGTTGCTTATGATATGGATGCAAAGCTTAAGCGTTTGCATGTGGATGAAGAGTTAATTGCTGCTTATGGATCGGTAAGTGTGCAAACTGCCGAGTCGATGGCTCGCGGTATGTGTAAAAATACTGGTGCTGATGTTGTTATTAGTATTACTGGTATTAGCGGACCGAAGGGTGGAACTGAAGTGAAACCAGTTGGACTTACGTATATTTGTGTACTGGTTGATGGAGTTTGCAGTACTAAACAATACTTTCTATCCGGTAGCCGTCATAGTATTATGAAGCAAACGGTTGAACTAGCCATTCAACAAACATATGATTGTATATTTTCGAAGGAGGAATAG
- a CDS encoding VanZ family protein: MLSQYSVPIVTGLLFLFVIAWVIWLPYMIYSYRRYGFVSMYRFIVFFAVIYYFLVAFFLVILPLPEPGSYIPVQPQFIPFEFVLDIIREQNGFSIQAIVGNPAIWVTIFNVLLLLPLGFFGKYYFHKKFAFVAIFAFLTSLFFEVTQLTGIFGIYDGAYRLFDVDDLILNTLGGCLGYALAYVFMKFVPDITELKSKYPKTLIVSYTRRFIAFSIDNFMLGFISIVLYVIFQDTNIIIWYWVCFFGLFVVVQFFSGGQTFGKWLLKTRVVDARTNKSAKFWQLVVKYLFVVVIPAIMWLFLDSGFIELVGVTNWMMLGMVFGVLCLLAFFQCINRERNVFWDVVSYTRELALPPQVQSEND, from the coding sequence ATGTTAAGCCAATACTCAGTACCTATAGTGACCGGACTTTTATTCTTATTTGTAATCGCTTGGGTTATTTGGCTGCCATATATGATTTATTCTTACCGTCGTTATGGCTTTGTCAGCATGTATCGCTTTATAGTATTTTTTGCAGTTATATACTATTTTCTGGTAGCCTTCTTCTTGGTGATATTACCGCTTCCTGAACCAGGTAGCTATATTCCGGTGCAGCCACAATTTATACCATTTGAATTTGTTTTGGATATTATCAGAGAGCAAAATGGATTTTCTATTCAAGCGATAGTGGGAAATCCTGCTATTTGGGTAACTATATTTAATGTTTTATTGTTGCTTCCGCTTGGCTTTTTCGGGAAATATTATTTCCATAAAAAGTTCGCCTTTGTTGCCATTTTCGCTTTTTTGACGTCGCTCTTTTTTGAGGTGACACAGTTGACCGGAATATTTGGTATTTATGATGGTGCTTACCGGTTGTTTGATGTTGATGATTTAATTTTGAATACATTGGGCGGCTGTTTGGGATATGCACTTGCTTATGTCTTTATGAAATTTGTTCCTGATATTACTGAACTAAAGAGTAAATACCCTAAAACTTTGATAGTATCTTATACAAGACGTTTTATTGCTTTTTCGATTGATAACTTTATGCTTGGTTTTATATCTATTGTTTTATATGTAATTTTTCAAGATACTAATATTATAATCTGGTACTGGGTATGCTTTTTTGGACTCTTTGTTGTTGTTCAATTTTTTAGTGGCGGTCAGACTTTTGGGAAATGGTTGTTAAAAACGAGAGTTGTGGATGCCAGAACCAATAAGTCAGCTAAGTTTTGGCAATTAGTAGTGAAGTATTTATTTGTTGTTGTTATTCCGGCAATAATGTGGTTATTTCTCGATAGCGGATTTATTGAATTAGTTGGGGTGACTAACTGGATGATGCTGGGAATGGTATTTGGTGTTCTATGTTTGCTTGCATTCTTTCAGTGTATCAATCGGGAACGAAATGTTTTCTGGGATGTTGTATCATATACGCGTGAATTAGCATTACCACCTCAAGTGCAGTCTGAGAATGATTAG
- the dprA gene encoding DNA-processing protein DprA, giving the protein MRTKLLNADYYQTLSFRERGDIIRDIKLNQSKKLWQILSASDSSGSEPELPPDCHYLTILDDNYPVALKEIYDPPLVLYYKGDINLLEHQRKIAVVGSRTPQNISLRSARNTIRQLNKHNFLAVSGLANGIDRNIHIEALAQHLPTIAVLGAGFDHIYPLTNTTIFKNICQHGLAISEYPPYIKAQKWQFVARNRIIAGLVSGVIVIEAKEKSGTMLTARFALAENRELYVVGGHSLDPSYRGSNKLIQEGAKLFIDIDDILEDF; this is encoded by the coding sequence ATGCGAACAAAATTACTGAATGCCGATTATTATCAAACGCTCAGCTTTCGTGAACGTGGCGATATTATTCGGGATATCAAACTCAATCAATCAAAAAAACTTTGGCAAATCCTGAGCGCAAGCGACAGCTCAGGGAGTGAGCCTGAGCTGCCGCCCGACTGCCATTATCTCACTATCCTCGACGATAACTATCCTGTTGCTTTAAAAGAGATATACGACCCACCTCTGGTGCTCTATTATAAAGGTGACATCAACCTCCTCGAACATCAACGTAAAATTGCTGTAGTCGGTAGCCGTACACCGCAGAACATTTCCCTAAGAAGCGCCCGCAATACGATTCGCCAGCTCAATAAACATAATTTTCTGGCAGTAAGCGGATTAGCTAATGGTATTGACAGAAATATTCACATTGAAGCTCTCGCCCAACATTTGCCAACAATTGCTGTGCTAGGTGCTGGTTTTGATCATATCTATCCGCTTACAAATACAACTATATTTAAAAACATCTGTCAACATGGTTTAGCTATTTCTGAATATCCACCATATATTAAAGCTCAAAAATGGCAGTTTGTTGCCCGCAATCGCATCATTGCCGGATTAGTCAGTGGTGTCATTGTTATTGAAGCAAAAGAAAAAAGCGGCACTATGTTAACCGCTCGTTTTGCTTTAGCAGAAAATCGAGAATTATATGTTGTTGGTGGCCATAGTCTTGATCCAAGCTACCGCGGGTCCAACAAACTGATTCAAGAAGGTGCCAAACTCTTTATTGATATTGATGATATTCTCGAAGACTTCTAA
- the plsY gene encoding glycerol-3-phosphate 1-O-acyltransferase PlsY, which translates to MFGFTQTQLITMAIAFVFAYLYGSVNLSVVISKFFYGKDIRQYGSKGSGTTNTIRVLGFHWGIVVFLFDFSKVLIPYFIVTLLGFQVDPGLMAVGAVIGQCYPIFMKFRGGKGVASTGAFLLFYHIPYALVGIGIFMLVLRLSKMVSLSSLLAILGVTVLSALLQEWNLTIAMTILLLITYIRHYANIKRIFKGEESKVSIFD; encoded by the coding sequence ATGTTTGGTTTTACGCAAACACAGTTAATTACCATGGCAATAGCGTTTGTTTTTGCTTATTTATATGGGTCGGTAAATTTAAGTGTTGTCATCAGCAAGTTTTTTTATGGTAAAGATATTCGTCAGTATGGGTCTAAAGGAAGCGGAACAACGAATACCATTCGGGTTTTGGGTTTTCACTGGGGAATTGTTGTTTTTTTATTTGATTTTTCAAAAGTATTGATTCCGTATTTTATTGTTACCTTGCTTGGATTCCAGGTTGATCCGGGATTAATGGCAGTTGGTGCAGTAATTGGTCAATGTTATCCAATCTTTATGAAATTCCGCGGCGGGAAGGGTGTGGCTTCTACCGGAGCCTTCCTGTTGTTCTATCATATTCCATATGCACTAGTCGGAATCGGGATTTTTATGTTAGTTCTGCGACTGTCAAAAATGGTATCGCTAAGTTCATTATTGGCTATCTTAGGCGTGACGGTTTTATCGGCACTGTTGCAAGAATGGAATCTAACAATTGCGATGACAATTTTGTTATTAATCACTTATATACGCCACTATGCAAATATTAAACGAATTTTCAAGGGTGAAGAGAGTAAGGTCAGCATCTTTGACTAA
- the topA gene encoding type I DNA topoisomerase: MKNLVIVESPAKSKTIEKYLGKDYEVLSSVGHIRDLATTGKLGLGVDVDGDFQPTYKNAKGKADVIKKLKAAVKTADHVYLATDPDREGEAISWHLADLLSLPTDADNRVVFNEITPTAVKKAFESPRPIDMHLVHSQETRRILDRIIGFRLSKLLQNKIKSKSAGRVQSVALKLVVDREREIEAFIPKEYWEIHAYFMDEAVKAKLTKLNGKKIELNNEAEATVVVDAVNGNDFTIASIAKKRNKRSPKLPFITSSLQQEAANKLGFSAKRTMSIAQKLYEGIALENEQVGLITYMRTDSTRLSDDFVSATKDYVLDTFGKEYSGTVRKTKEKANTQDAHEAIRPTAITRTPEEVAPYLDKDELKLYSFIWARALAFLMKEAQFDNTKVIFENNGYEFQASGSVLVFDGYLKVYSQYETNKNEILPDLTEGEKMAANKIEPSQHFTQPPARYSEASLVKELEEQGIGRPSTYASILDTIQKRAYVELREKRFYPTDQGILTNDKLQEQFNIVINNEYTAHMEEDLDKIAEGNEDHIQFLKDFYAQFEPMVLKAFDEMEKIAPQETGEMCPLCGKPLVVRRGRYGEFVGCSGYPECKYIKPTEKNEPQSIGVPCPKCGEGDIVEKKTRRGKIFYGCNRYPDCDFALWDKPTGEKCPKCDALMVQKGKKIKCSSCDYVEGEEA; the protein is encoded by the coding sequence GTGAAGAATTTAGTAATTGTCGAATCGCCTGCAAAATCAAAGACTATCGAGAAGTATTTAGGTAAAGATTATGAAGTTCTTTCCTCAGTAGGACATATTCGTGATTTAGCGACGACTGGGAAACTTGGTCTTGGTGTTGATGTGGACGGTGACTTTCAACCAACATATAAGAATGCAAAAGGAAAAGCAGATGTCATTAAGAAACTGAAAGCTGCAGTAAAAACAGCTGATCATGTTTATCTGGCAACTGACCCCGACCGTGAAGGGGAAGCAATCAGCTGGCATTTAGCTGACTTGTTGAGCTTGCCGACTGATGCGGATAATCGGGTTGTATTTAATGAAATTACCCCGACTGCGGTAAAAAAAGCGTTTGAATCACCGCGGCCGATTGATATGCATTTAGTGCATTCACAAGAAACGCGGCGGATTTTAGACCGTATTATTGGTTTTCGTCTGAGCAAATTACTGCAAAATAAAATTAAAAGTAAAAGTGCCGGGCGGGTACAATCAGTTGCTTTAAAATTGGTTGTTGACCGAGAACGTGAAATTGAAGCATTCATTCCTAAAGAGTACTGGGAAATCCATGCTTACTTTATGGATGAAGCTGTTAAAGCCAAATTGACAAAGTTAAATGGCAAAAAAATTGAATTAAATAATGAGGCTGAGGCAACGGTAGTCGTTGATGCAGTGAATGGAAATGATTTTACGATTGCTTCTATTGCTAAAAAACGTAATAAACGCAGCCCTAAGCTACCGTTTATTACCTCAAGCTTACAACAAGAAGCAGCGAATAAATTAGGTTTTAGCGCTAAACGGACGATGAGCATTGCCCAAAAATTATATGAAGGTATTGCTCTGGAAAATGAACAAGTCGGGTTAATTACATATATGCGTACTGATTCAACCAGACTTTCTGATGATTTTGTAAGTGCTACTAAAGACTATGTCTTAGATACTTTTGGTAAAGAATACAGCGGGACAGTTCGCAAAACTAAAGAAAAAGCGAATACGCAGGATGCCCATGAGGCAATCCGGCCAACTGCTATTACTCGTACACCTGAAGAAGTTGCCCCATATCTTGATAAAGATGAGTTGAAATTATATAGCTTTATTTGGGCTCGTGCTTTGGCTTTCTTAATGAAAGAAGCACAGTTTGATAATACTAAAGTTATCTTTGAAAATAATGGCTATGAGTTCCAAGCATCGGGAAGTGTTTTAGTATTTGACGGGTACTTAAAAGTGTACTCGCAATATGAAACGAATAAAAATGAGATTTTGCCGGATTTAACTGAAGGCGAAAAAATGGCAGCTAATAAAATTGAGCCATCACAGCACTTTACCCAGCCACCGGCACGTTACAGTGAGGCAAGCTTGGTTAAAGAGTTGGAAGAGCAAGGCATCGGTCGACCATCAACTTACGCTTCAATTTTGGATACAATTCAAAAACGGGCCTATGTTGAGTTGCGCGAGAAACGCTTCTATCCAACTGATCAAGGAATTCTGACTAATGATAAATTGCAGGAACAATTCAATATTGTTATTAATAATGAGTACACTGCGCATATGGAAGAAGATCTTGATAAAATTGCTGAAGGCAATGAAGATCATATTCAATTCCTGAAAGATTTCTATGCTCAATTTGAACCGATGGTTTTAAAAGCATTTGATGAGATGGAAAAAATTGCTCCACAGGAAACTGGTGAGATGTGCCCATTATGTGGCAAACCATTAGTTGTCCGTCGTGGTCGTTATGGTGAGTTTGTTGGCTGTAGCGGATATCCGGAATGTAAATATATTAAGCCTACTGAAAAGAACGAGCCGCAATCAATTGGTGTTCCTTGTCCAAAATGTGGTGAAGGTGATATTGTTGAGAAGAAAACCCGTCGCGGTAAAATTTTCTATGGCTGCAATCGCTATCCGGATTGTGATTTTGCGCTTTGGGATAAGCCTACCGGAGAAAAATGTCCAAAGTGTGATGCACTGATGGTACAAAAAGGTAAAAAAATAAAATGTTCATCTTGTGATTATGTTGAAGGTGAAGAAGCGTAA
- the trmFO gene encoding methylenetetrahydrofolate--tRNA-(uracil(54)-C(5))-methyltransferase (FADH(2)-oxidizing) TrmFO has translation MQKVNVIGAGLAGSEATWQLVNRGIPVRLYEMRPVQNTPAHQTANFAELVCSNSLRADGLANAVGVMKAEMRLLNSLVISAADQTRVPAGGALAVDREGFSELITKTLHEHPLVEVINEAVTEIPEGPTIIATGPLTSPELSKALEDFFGQEYLYFYDAAAPIIERDSIDFDTVFIASRYDKGEAAYINCPMNEEEFNAFYDALVTAETVEPKDFEQAIFFEGCMPFEVMAKRGRQTLLYGPMKPVGLDDPRTGRWPYAVVQLRQDNAAASLYNIVGFQTHLKWPEQKRIIQMIPGLENASIVRYGVMHRNTFINAPTLLEPTYQTRKRADLFIAGQMSGVEGYVESAASGLIAGLNMASLIEAKHQVIFPQETVMGAQAYYITHTAPEDFQPMNANFGILPDLGFRVKKKEKKAAYAERAITVMEAFIKEGM, from the coding sequence ATGCAAAAAGTGAATGTAATTGGAGCCGGACTTGCCGGAAGTGAAGCAACCTGGCAATTAGTGAATCGCGGCATACCGGTAAGACTGTATGAGATGCGTCCGGTGCAGAATACACCGGCACATCAGACAGCAAATTTTGCCGAGTTAGTGTGCAGTAATTCATTGCGGGCTGATGGTTTAGCGAATGCAGTTGGGGTTATGAAAGCAGAGATGCGTTTGCTGAACTCATTAGTTATTAGTGCCGCTGATCAGACGCGGGTGCCGGCAGGCGGCGCGCTGGCCGTGGACCGTGAGGGATTTTCGGAGTTGATTACTAAAACTTTACATGAGCATCCTTTGGTGGAAGTTATTAATGAGGCGGTGACGGAAATTCCCGAAGGGCCGACAATTATTGCTACCGGACCTTTGACATCGCCGGAATTAAGCAAAGCGCTGGAAGACTTCTTTGGTCAGGAATATTTGTATTTCTATGATGCGGCAGCACCGATTATTGAGCGTGATAGTATTGATTTTGATACCGTGTTTATTGCGTCACGCTACGATAAGGGTGAGGCAGCTTACATTAACTGTCCAATGAATGAGGAAGAATTCAATGCCTTTTATGATGCTTTAGTGACTGCTGAGACGGTAGAACCAAAAGATTTTGAGCAGGCAATCTTTTTTGAAGGGTGTATGCCGTTTGAGGTGATGGCGAAGCGTGGTCGTCAGACCTTGCTGTATGGGCCGATGAAGCCGGTAGGGCTTGATGACCCGCGGACTGGCCGTTGGCCGTACGCGGTGGTGCAATTGCGCCAGGATAATGCCGCTGCATCTTTATACAATATAGTTGGTTTTCAAACGCATTTGAAGTGGCCGGAGCAGAAACGAATTATTCAGATGATTCCCGGACTTGAAAATGCTTCAATTGTGCGCTACGGGGTTATGCACCGCAATACTTTCATCAATGCGCCAACATTATTGGAACCGACTTATCAGACGCGGAAGCGGGCAGATTTATTTATTGCCGGTCAGATGAGCGGCGTGGAAGGTTATGTTGAGAGTGCGGCCAGTGGTTTAATCGCCGGGCTTAATATGGCTTCGCTGATTGAAGCGAAACATCAAGTGATTTTCCCCCAAGAGACGGTAATGGGTGCTCAAGCTTATTATATTACCCATACCGCTCCTGAAGATTTTCAGCCAATGAATGCTAATTTTGGTATTCTGCCGGACTTAGGTTTTAGAGTGAAGAAGAAGGAAAAGAAGGCGGCTTATGCGGAGCGTGCAATAACCGTAATGGAAGCATTTATTAAAGAAGGAATGTAG